One stretch of Gambusia affinis linkage group LG05, SWU_Gaff_1.0, whole genome shotgun sequence DNA includes these proteins:
- the csf3r gene encoding granulocyte colony-stimulating factor receptor → MMTSTWMLVIAVLIDSANGARSQGDIQTCARIHTSSSVVPLGSPVTATCVIREDCPLVIGQAVHIEWLLGSELIPSSLAANESYRVSRIVVPSFNRTQAVLFCCIQNCSQVVTGVEIRAGYPPEKPQNLSCQTNFSSPSSLNCEWEPGQWDTHLPTKYTLHTEIRDLNENYTYELPPEVHHYSIPRNEFVLYSDIKIYVKAENDLGVATSGPLIFDPLQAAKFDQPSIENVDVEPKRLGCLKLKWRMSQQQSWMLHNQLSLEVRLRTADSDQMSDPPILVRQVRPSKAITECCRLLHGTRYLAQIRVRYYMQGPWSEWSSSKSGVTLETAPTGRLNSWMKVSRNHTSKNLDIQLFWKPSKQFRANGQNLTYVVLKPNPHGKRERMCSTNEKWCAFQLSGRVRKVYLSAVNSVGESPLTEIRIYKPRAHTAVMDVTAVPHDDKSFLVQWTAEVTLGLTDYVVEWKPLLNLDLSHIRFEIVNKNQSSLIITGSFEPYKPYGISVYPRFKDGMGPPQTVNAYLRQKAPSVVPKIQIKKIWWSDIEVSWDEIPLQQRNGFIKSYQVFYWEENGSVKVESANAEERRVILKHLNTTSTYEAFMMVSTFGGSLNGSTIYVKMSSFDAVTVVITVTAIGVGLALLIISIIWTCFSKHKKLNGYMWPVVPDPANSSIKRWSSESTQFTHPSWDNEEPNPVCLSHLSFLDLPTKLSKEADDIWLNSSEDTSDLGESICGSPFIPTYSGSNSESVAYATVLLSSCNDPIPDEPHVYLRSESTQPLLETDESFTPKCYQNVVNDRMPKEQCFFGPCDDDIPEGEEGPAIVWDDFPFLRALAMNESEND, encoded by the exons ATGATGACATCCACATGGATGTTGGTGATTGCCGTGCTGATAGACTCTGCAAATGGAGCAAGAAGTC AGGGTGACATCCAAACATGTGCAAGGATCCACACATCAAGTTCAGTGGTGCCTCTGGGATCACCTGTCACAGCCACCTGTGTCATCAGAGAAGACTGCCCTCTAGTTATTGGACAAGCTGTTCATATTGAGTGGCTCCTTGGCAGTGAGCTTATTCCCAGCAGCCTTGCAGCCAATGAGAGCTACAGGGTTTCCAGGATTGTTGTACCAAGCTTCAATCGCACTCAGGCAGTACTTTTCTGCTGCATCCAGAATTGTTCTCAAGTTGTCACCGGAGTTGAGATCCGAGCTGGAT ACCCACCAGAAAAGCCACAAAACCTGAGCTGTCAAACAAACTTCAGCTCCCCTAGTTCCTTGAACTGTGAATGGGAGCCTGGGCAGTGGGACACCCACCTCCCTACTAAGTACACCCTGCACACTGAAATAAG AGACTTAAATGAGAACTATACGTATGAACTGCCACCAGAAGTCCATCACTATTCGATTCCTCGTAATGAATTTGTTCTGTACAGTGACATCAAGATCTATGTAAAGGCAGAGAATGACCTTGGAGTGGCAACTTCAGGACCCCTAATTTTTGACCCTTTACAGGCag ctaAGTTTGACCAACCCAGTATTGAAAATGTTGATGTGGAGCCTAAAAGGTTAGGTTGCCTCAAACTGAAGTGGAGAATGTCCCAGCAGCAGAGTTGGATGCTTCACAACCAACTAAGCCTCGAAGTCCGACTTAGGACTGCTGACAGCGACCAAATGAGTGACCCACCA ATTCTTGTACGCCAAGTGAGACCATCCAAAGCGATCACAGAATGCTGTCGTCTCCTTCATGGAACTCGATATTTGGCCCAAATTAGAGTTAGATACTACATGCAGGGCCCCTGGAGCGAGTGGAGCAGCAGCAAATCCGGAGTCACCTTGGAGACCG CTCCAACTGGACGTTTAAACTCGTGGATGAAGGTATCAAGGAATCACACAAGCAAAAACCTAGACATACAGTTGTTCTGGAAG ccatCAAAACAGTTCCGTGCAAATGGCCAAAATTTGACATATGTTGTCTTAAAACCAAATCCTCATGGTAAAAGAGAAAGAATGTGCTCTACAAATGAGAAATGGTGCGCTTTTCAACTTTCTGGGAGAGTAAGGAAAGTGTATCTGAGCGCTGTGAATAGTGTGGGGGAGTCTCCCCTCACTGAAATTAGGATCTACAAGCCTAGAG CTCACACGGCAGTCATGGATGTCACAGCTGTTCCTCATGATGACAAATCGTTTCTGGTCCAGTGGACAGCTGAGGTGACTTTAGGTCTCACTGATTATGTGGTGGAATGGAAACCTTTACTAAATCTAGACCTCAGCCACATTCGTTTTgaaattgtgaataaaaaccaGTCCAGTCTCATCATAACCG GCAGCTTTGAGCCCTACAAGCCCTACGGGATCTCTGTATATCCCCGGTTTAAGGATGGGATGGGGCCTCCTCAGACTGTTAATGCCTACTTGAGACAAAAGG CTCCATCAGTGGTTcctaaaattcaaattaaaaagatcTGGTGGTCGGATATAGAGGTTTCATGGGATGAAATCCCTTTACAGCAAAGGAATGGATTTATCAAGAGCTATCAAGTCTTCTACTGGGAAGAGAATGGATCTGTTAAAG TTGAGAGTGCCAATGCAGAAGAGAGGAGAGTGATCCTGAAGCACCTCAACACTACATCTACGTATGAAGCTTTCATGATGGTTAGCACATTTGGTGGGAGCCTGAACGGATCAacaatttatgttaaaatgagcTCCTTTG ATGCTGTGACTGTTGTGATCACTGTAACTGCAATTGGAGTAGGACTGGCATTGCTGATCATTTCCATCATCTGGACCTGCTTCtccaaacacaaaaa GCTGAATGGTTACATGTGGCCAGTTGTTCCAGATCCGGCTAACAGCAGCATTAAAAGATGGTCATCAGAATCAACACAG TTTACCCATCCATCCTGGGACAACGAGGAGCCAAATCCAGTATGCTTGTCCCATCTCAGCTTCCTGGACCTTCCAACCAAACTTAGCAAAGAAGCGGATGATATTTGGTTAAACAGCTCAGAAGACACCAGTGATCTTGGCGAGTCGATTTGTGGCTCACCGTTCATTCCTACATACTCTGGTTCAAACAGCGAGTCTGTAGCTTATGCGACTGTACTGTTGTCCTCTTGCAACGACCCAATACCTGATGAGCCTCATGTCTACCTGCGCTCTGAATCTACACAACCCCTTTTGGAAACTGATGAGTCTTTCACTCCAAAATGCTACCAGAATGTTGTAAATGATAGGATGCCAAAAGAGCAGTGTTTCTTTGGGCCCTGTGATGATGACATCCCTGAAGGAGAGGAAGGCCCAGCTATTGTTTGGGATGACTTCCCCTTTCTGCGTGCCTTGGCCATGAATGAGAGTGAAAATGACTAA